In Natator depressus isolate rNatDep1 chromosome 17, rNatDep2.hap1, whole genome shotgun sequence, one genomic interval encodes:
- the SLC46A1 gene encoding proton-coupled folate transporter gives MEAVPRSAPASRGGSGRRACGAWGGGVWQPRPRPSAVRSGRGLPPLRLLPLRAPRRAPPAPAMADSPGPAGGGRPRCPRAAPAVEPVLFLGTVALGLQAPLCTQYLWDRLGAELGYNGSAASGAPGCGNASGAGDPRQQEVETLASHWNLYINLAGFFVGLFSVTLFGPWSDSVGRRPTLILPAVGMALQAAIYLLVMYLRLHVGYFLLGRILCGLMGDYNLILASCFAYVADISDQRSRTFRVAILEACLGVAGMLASIIGGQWHKAQGYINPFWLVFAVSLATALYAALCLQESVKERKPAKLFTLSHYVSVYRLYVAPGYQRSRQKLALYSLTFFLIVTIHFGARDIFVLYELSSPLCWGSDLIGYGSAASYLTYLSSLAGLRALQLCLEDTWVAELGLLSNISGLVVISLASTTPLMFTGYGILFLSMAATPVIRAKLSKLVDEKDQGALFASVACVEGLCSLVATGVFNSLYPASLHFMKGFPFLFGAIILLVPAALIGWIEMLDTTPEYGHFTDAS, from the exons ATGGAGGCCGTCCCACGCTCTGCGCCGGCCAGCAGAGGCGGCTCCGGCCGCCGGGCATGCGGGGCCTGGGGGGGAGGCGTCTGGCAGCCGCGGCCCCGGCCCTCTGCCGTCCGCTCGGGGCGGGGCCTGCCTCCCCTCCGCCTCCTGCCTCTGCGGGCGCCGCGCCGCGCTCCGCCGGCCCCCGCTATGGCCGACAGCCCGGGCCCCGCTGGCGGCGGGCGGCCGCGCTGCCCCCGGGCCGCCCCCGCGGTGGAGCCAGTTCTCTTTCTGGGCACCGTGGCGCTGGGCCTGCAGGCCCCGCTCTGCACCCAGTACCTGTGGGACCGGCTCGGGGCCGAGCTCGGCTACAACGGCTCCGCGGCCAGCGGCGCGCCCGGCTGCGGCAACGCGAGCGGCGCGGGGGACCCCCGGCAGCAG GAAGTGGAGACCTTGGCCTCCCACTGGAACCTCTACATCAACCTGGCAGGCTTCTTTGTGGGTCTCTTCTCCGTGACTCTTTTTGGACCATGGAGTGACAGCGTGGGTCGGCGTCCCACACTCATCCTGCCTGCTGTGGGCATGGCCTTGCAGGCTGCCATCTATCTCCTTGTCATGTACTTGAGGCTGCATGTTGGCTACTTCCTGCTTGGGCGCATTCTCTGTGGCCTCATGGGGGACTACAACCTGATCCTGGCCAGCTGCTTTGCCTACGTGGCGGACATCAGCGACCAGCGTTCCCGTACGTTCCGTGTAGCCATCCTGGAGGCGTGCCTTGGCGTGGCAGGCATGCTGGCCAGCATCATTGGAGGGCAGTGGCACAAAGCTCAGGGCTACATCAATCCCTTCTGGCTCGTGTTTGCTGTCAGTCTTGCCACTGCCCTCTATGCTGCTCTTTGTCTCCAGGAATCGGTGAAGGAGAGGAAACCAGCCAAGCTGTTCACCCTCAGTCACTACGTGTCTGTGTACAGGCTGTATGTAGCCCCAGGGTACCAGAGATCCAGGCAGAAGCTCGCTCTCTACTCTCTGACTTTCTTTCTCATTGTCACCATCCACTTTGGAGCCAGGGACATCTTTGTCCTATACGAACTCAGCTCCCCTCTCTGCTGGGGCTCTGATCTGATTGGCTATGGCTCAGCGGCTAGTTACCTGACTTACCTGAGCAGCCTGGCAGGGCTGcgggcactgcagctgtgccttgAAGACACCTGGGTAGCAGAGTTAGGATTGCTCTCCAACATCTCGGGCCTGGTTGTGATTTCACTTGCTTCCACGACACCACTGATGTTCACAG GTTATGGAATCCTGTTTCTTTCAATGGCAGCCACTCCAGTGATCCGGGCAAAGCTGTCCAAACTAGTGGATGAGAAAGATCAGG GTGCTCTTTTTGCCTCTGTTGCCTGCGTGGAAGGTCTCTGCTCGCTTGTGGCCACAGGAGTGTTCAACTCTCTCTACCCTGCAAGCCTGCACTTCATGAAGGGATTCCCCTTTCTCTTTGGGGCAATAATTCTGCTTGTTCCAGCTGCTCTTATTGG GTGGATAGAAATGTTGGACACGACACCCGAATATGGTCACTTTACGGATGCTTCCTGA